The genome window CCATCCCAATCTACGCCGGCAGTAGTATTCCTGTTGTTTACCAGTTTGTTATCCGATGATGTTACGGCTTCAACTCCTGGTTGGTTTCTTAACTCTGCTTTAACCACATCCTGGTGTTTTTGCATTTCGCCCATTTGGAAAGAGAAAACCTGCGAACGGTCATAACCCGGATCTTTTTCGCGGATATATTTCAATTGTCTGCCAATTACCAGGGTAACAATGATCAGGGTAACTGAAAAAACAAACTGGGTGGTAACCAATATCTTCCTGAAAGTAACATTACCCACGCCTAATGTTATTTTCCCTTTTAATGCCTTTAATGGTTCAAAAGATGATAACAATATAGAAGGATAGACAGATGATGCGAGCAATGTGCCAATAATAGTAACTGAAACTATTTTCCATACTGCGGGATCGGTAAGGTTAAGGTGCATGTGTTTTCCCGAGATCTGGTTATAATATGGCATTATCAGGGTAATCAAGACAAATGCAAATACCAGTGCGATACCAAAAAACAGAACTGTTTCAATAATAAACTGTGCAAACAGTTGCGTTTTTTGAGCGCCTACAATTTTACGGATGCTTACCTCTTTTGCACGGATCATTGACCGGGCGGTTGAAAGGTTAACATAGTTGATGCAGGCAATCAGCAATATTAAAACAGCAACAATTAAAAATATATTAACCGTTTGCATTCCTGATGCTGTGCCATCTGCCTGATATAGGTGAATAGTTGAAAGTGGTTGTAACTGATAGGCATTCTCCTTTAAATTTACCTTTATCCATGGTGCGTTTTTTGCCTGGATCCGGATCAGTTTTTCCCCAATGGGCTTTATCGGTGTTCCGGGTTGAATTTCAAAGAAAGTAGTATATCCAAAATTGCCCCAATTGCTATCAAGTGATTTCCAGAAACCCTTGCCGTTATATTCCCTGGCCACCAGGTTCATTGAGAACAGCATATCATAATTTATGCTCGAATTATCCGGAAAATCAGCTATTACACCGCTCACGGTATAATTGTCCTTATGATCCTGCTGTAACACTTTCCCAACAGCGTCTTCTTCCCCAAAATACTTTTTAGCTGTAGATTGTGTGATGATTACAGACTGGTCATTAGGGAATGGATTTGTAGCATCTCCTTTTATCCATCTAAAATCAAACATCCTAAAAAGTGAAGGATCGGTATATGCTGCATTCTCTTCTTTTAACAACTTATCCTTGTAACCAAAAACGCTATTGTAAGCATGCGTTATACGTACCGCATTTTTAACACCAGGCACTTCTTTTAAAGCATAAGTTGCTACCGGCGCCTGTGCATTATCCCAAATTCTTTTGGTGCTGCCGCTTCCCAGGTATGAATTAACGCGATATATGTTTTTTGTTTTTGTATGAAAAGAGTCAAAGCTTAACTCATCCTGTACCCATAATAAAATAAGCATACCTATTGCAAGTCCCAATGTAAGCCCTGCAATATTTATAACTGAATAAAATTTGTTTTTTATCAGGTTCCGCCACGCGGTTTTGAAATAGTTTTTTATCATTTTATTTAGTCATTAGTCATTGTGTCATTCGCTGCGCTGTCATTAGTCATTGGTTTGCATCAGTCACTAATGACCAATGATCAATGACTATTCCGAACGCAGACTTTTCACTGGGTTTGCCAGTGCAGCCTTGATTGATTGAAAGCTAATTGTAGCTGCTGCTACCAGTAACGCAATGCCCGCAGCCAGTACAAATACCCACCATTGAATATCGATGCGGTAAGCAAAATCCTGCAGCCATTTGCTCATCGCATACCAGGTTACCGGAAAAGCAATCAGCGATGCTATCACTATCAGCTTTAAAAATTCTTTTGACAGCATAACCGTTATGCTGCCGGATGTTGCACCCAAAACTTTCCTGATGCCAATTTCTTTAACCCGCTGGCGGATCATAAATGCAGCCAAACCAAACAGGCCAAGGCTGGCTATTATAACCGCTATAACAGCAAATGAGGTAAATATTTGCCCCGTACGTTCTTCTGTATTGTATAGGGATTGATATTGCTCA of Mucilaginibacter xinganensis contains these proteins:
- a CDS encoding ABC transporter permease, encoding MIKNYFKTAWRNLIKNKFYSVINIAGLTLGLAIGMLILLWVQDELSFDSFHTKTKNIYRVNSYLGSGSTKRIWDNAQAPVATYALKEVPGVKNAVRITHAYNSVFGYKDKLLKEENAAYTDPSLFRMFDFRWIKGDATNPFPNDQSVIITQSTAKKYFGEEDAVGKVLQQDHKDNYTVSGVIADFPDNSSINYDMLFSMNLVAREYNGKGFWKSLDSNWGNFGYTTFFEIQPGTPIKPIGEKLIRIQAKNAPWIKVNLKENAYQLQPLSTIHLYQADGTASGMQTVNIFLIVAVLILLIACINYVNLSTARSMIRAKEVSIRKIVGAQKTQLFAQFIIETVLFFGIALVFAFVLITLIMPYYNQISGKHMHLNLTDPAVWKIVSVTIIGTLLASSVYPSILLSSFEPLKALKGKITLGVGNVTFRKILVTTQFVFSVTLIIVTLVIGRQLKYIREKDPGYDRSQVFSFQMGEMQKHQDVVKAELRNQPGVEAVTSSDNKLVNNRNTTAGVDWDGKDANSSFIIHHLGIDEKFIPLMKIKLLAGNNFSGVKSDSAHFILNETAVKLTGIKKPIGKRLKLQETEGTIIGVVKDFNTASLKERIEPTVIYYEPKGYLLYVKTTGRNAAKAVAAATRLWNQYNPGFPFEYNFMDEEYGNLYKTEQRTGVLFNIFSAIAIIISCLGLLGLATYTAQIMTKEIGIRKVLGASVSSIVTLVSKDFLKLVLLSIIIGSPIAWYAMNKWLQSFVYRIDINWVIFLLAGLISVGIALITISFQSIKAAVANPVKSLRSE